From the genome of Varibaculum prostatecancerukia, one region includes:
- the thrS gene encoding threonine--tRNA ligase, translated as MAAEAAGLINVQIAGETKEVAATCTGLDLWGKDRSVVAMRVAGEPWDLARTLPEGAQVEPITADSEAGLEIIRHSATHVLAQAVQQVYPDANLGVGPYITDGFYYDFGNIDPVTPEFLKDLEKRMKKIVKSGQRFVRREVSDEEARQELADQPYKLELIESKGHGPDQAEGASVEVGAGGLTIYDNVERSGECAWKDLCRGPHVPNTRYIGNGFALTKSSAAYWKGDQANDHLQRIYGTAWASKDDLVAYQTRIREAERRDHRKLGRELDLFSFPDEIGSGLPVFHPKGAIIRNEMEEYSRKRHIESGYSFVYSPHITKADLFKTSGHLDWYADGMYPPMHLDEEHDREGNITKQGQDYYLKPMNCPMHNLIFASKGRSYRELPLRLFEFGTVYRYEKSGVVHGLTRARGFTQDDSHIYCTREQMRDELASLLTFVLDLLKDFGLEDFYLELSTKNPDKFVGDDDTWEEATRTLEEVATASGLKLVPDPGGAAFYGPKISVQAKDAIGRTWQMSTIQLDFNLPERFDLTYTAADGSHQRPVMIHRALFGSIERFFGVLLEHYAGAFPAWLAPVQVRCVPVAEAFNDYLFEVAAQLRKQGVRVEVDTSDDRFGKKIRNASKDKIPFTLIAGGEDAEAGAVSFRYRDGSQENGVPIEQAIAKITAAIAERK; from the coding sequence GTGGCAGCAGAGGCAGCAGGGCTAATCAACGTCCAGATTGCAGGGGAAACTAAAGAGGTAGCTGCCACTTGCACCGGCCTGGATTTGTGGGGCAAAGACCGCAGCGTGGTAGCGATGCGGGTTGCGGGCGAGCCCTGGGACCTGGCGCGTACCTTGCCCGAGGGGGCACAGGTAGAACCGATTACCGCTGATAGCGAGGCCGGACTAGAAATTATTCGCCACTCGGCTACCCACGTCCTCGCCCAAGCTGTGCAACAGGTTTACCCGGATGCCAACCTGGGAGTAGGCCCTTACATCACTGACGGGTTCTATTACGATTTCGGCAATATCGATCCGGTGACTCCCGAGTTCTTAAAAGACCTAGAAAAACGGATGAAGAAAATCGTTAAAAGTGGGCAGCGTTTTGTGCGTCGGGAAGTAAGCGACGAGGAGGCCCGCCAGGAACTCGCTGATCAGCCCTACAAGTTGGAACTGATCGAGTCCAAAGGTCATGGGCCTGATCAAGCCGAAGGTGCCAGCGTAGAAGTAGGCGCCGGCGGACTAACCATTTATGACAATGTTGAGCGTTCCGGCGAGTGCGCCTGGAAGGATCTCTGCCGCGGCCCGCACGTACCCAACACCCGCTATATTGGCAACGGTTTCGCCCTGACCAAATCTTCCGCCGCCTATTGGAAAGGTGATCAAGCAAATGATCACCTGCAGCGCATCTATGGCACCGCTTGGGCCAGCAAAGATGATCTAGTTGCCTACCAAACCCGTATTCGCGAGGCTGAGCGGCGCGACCACCGCAAACTGGGACGCGAACTGGATCTGTTCTCTTTCCCCGACGAGATTGGCTCCGGTCTGCCGGTATTCCACCCCAAAGGGGCGATTATCCGCAACGAAATGGAAGAATACTCCCGCAAACGGCATATCGAATCCGGGTATTCCTTTGTTTACAGTCCCCACATCACCAAGGCGGATCTGTTCAAAACCTCTGGCCACCTGGATTGGTATGCAGATGGCATGTATCCGCCCATGCACTTGGACGAAGAGCATGACAGGGAAGGCAATATCACCAAGCAGGGGCAAGATTACTATCTGAAGCCTATGAACTGCCCCATGCATAACCTGATTTTTGCTTCCAAGGGGCGTTCTTACCGGGAATTGCCGCTGCGGCTTTTCGAGTTCGGCACCGTTTATCGCTACGAAAAATCCGGGGTGGTGCACGGACTAACTCGCGCTCGCGGATTCACTCAAGATGATTCCCACATTTACTGCACCCGCGAACAGATGCGCGATGAGCTTGCCAGCCTGCTAACTTTCGTCCTGGATCTGTTAAAAGATTTTGGGCTAGAGGATTTTTATCTGGAGCTGTCCACCAAGAATCCCGACAAGTTCGTAGGTGACGATGACACTTGGGAAGAAGCTACCCGCACCTTGGAAGAGGTAGCGACTGCTTCCGGACTGAAACTAGTCCCGGATCCGGGCGGGGCCGCTTTCTACGGGCCAAAAATCTCGGTACAGGCCAAAGACGCCATTGGGCGCACCTGGCAAATGTCCACTATCCAGCTGGACTTCAACCTGCCGGAACGTTTCGACCTTACCTACACTGCTGCCGATGGTTCCCATCAGCGTCCGGTGATGATTCACCGCGCCCTGTTTGGCTCGATAGAACGCTTCTTTGGGGTACTCCTGGAACACTATGCGGGCGCTTTCCCCGCCTGGCTGGCACCTGTCCAGGTGCGCTGCGTACCGGTAGCCGAGGCCTTCAACGACTACCTGTTCGAGGTAGCAGCCCAGCTACGCAAACAAGGAGTCCGGGTTGAGGTCGATACCTCCGATGATCGCTTTGGGAAGAAAATCCGTAACGCCTCCAAAGATAAGATTCCCTTTACCTTGATTGCCGGGGGCGAGGATGCCGAGGCGGGGGCGGTTTCCTTCCGTTACCGTGACGGCAGCCAAGAAAACGGGGTACCGATCGAGCAAGCAATCGCTAAGATCACTGCCGCAATCGCAGAACGGAAATAG